Sequence from the Helicoverpa armigera isolate CAAS_96S chromosome 14, ASM3070526v1, whole genome shotgun sequence genome:
TACTAGTATAACTTTGATGACCAGTGCAATGATATAGATCAACCTTTCACCATACACACGTAATACCAGAAAGTTAcagttaaatataatttcagctGATCATCTCATCAGACGGCACAGTAGGCATGTGTTACGAGCACAGCGCTGCTGAAGGAGTGGCAGTCGTCCGTCTGGCAGAGCGTGCTCTAGCCAGGGCTGAGGTGGCTGACAGACCAGCGCCTCCACCAGCTCTCTTGCCGGCCCCACAGGCCATGAAGTGGAACATCACCCCTGACGTGCAGAGGACCATCGAGACTGCTGCTAGGGATTTAGACAggtacaaatacaaatacatgaGCACCTAGAATTGTGGAAAACATTTTACCAGATCTTATTCCGATATTCATCTAATGTGTGCTGTTGAACCACATGTGATTTTATGGACTACAGGGCCATCTCAGACTTGGATCACAAAGTATACACATACCGCGGGTATGGGCGCGAGTTTATGAAGTCGTGCCGCACCAGTCCTGATGTCTACATCCAGCTCGCCATGCAGTATGCTTATTACAAGTAAGAGTAGTTCCATTTTCCTTTTGAAGcggataaataaaaagttaacaaTGTACTTACCATATGCCTTATTTGTATGCTATCCAGAATGTACGGGTATCTCGTCACCACATACGAGTCAGCCTCCCTGCGTCGGTTCCGTAACGGGCGCGTGGATAACATCAGATCAGCTCACGGCGCAGCACTGGCGTGGGCCGCAGCTATGTGCACGGCCGAGACTCCGCCCCTCAACGACGGAGACGACGGACAGAAGAAGGTGTCTTTCAATTTGTATGGGGTGAGCATAGCTTTGATTGGTACTAGTTCTTGTCTGGGAAAAAGAAGACAAAGCTTTTTAGAAAAGCATGGATATATAAcgttttcttctttttcaagGAGCAAAAGAAATTGGAGTTGTTTGAAGAGGCAGCTCGCAAGCAGACTGCTATCATGGAAGCCAACATCCTGGGCAAGGGTATTGATAACcacctgctggggctgcgggaggCGGCGCGCGAGACCCTGGGAGAAGTACCCCCGGTGTTCTGTGACACCACTTATAAGCAAATGATTGAATTCAAACTGAGCACTAGTCAGGTCAGTAGTGTTCGAAG
This genomic interval carries:
- the LOC135117774 gene encoding choline O-acetyltransferase; the protein is MNRMNLELISRALCILCLDEAGGDRADTDVDTNAMLRAMHGAGTRHHSANRWFDKTVQLIISSDGTVGMCYEHSAAEGVAVVRLAERALARAEVADRPAPPPALLPAPQAMKWNITPDVQRTIETAARDLDRAISDLDHKVYTYRGYGREFMKSCRTSPDVYIQLAMQYAYYKMYGYLVTTYESASLRRFRNGRVDNIRSAHGAALAWAAAMCTAETPPLNDGDDGQKKVSFNLYGEQKKLELFEEAARKQTAIMEANILGKGIDNHLLGLREAARETLGEVPPVFCDTTYKQMIEFKLSTSQVTTTTDGTFMGYGAVCPDGYGCSYNPKKDSVIFCISSFTSSSVTNTEAFRQSLEEALDSMKLMFQAKKADN